One window of the Cytophagales bacterium genome contains the following:
- a CDS encoding Uma2 family endonuclease, producing the protein MLQKKGIFGSPDCVVEILSPSSIEVDRYKKMALYERFKIKEYWIVDVANKAIEIFTLEDDKYKIFSFAAEKGIIKSKVIKGFKIEISEIFGSLMKKPKTMN; encoded by the coding sequence ATTCTGCAAAAAAAAGGGATTTTTGGAAGTCCTGATTGTGTAGTAGAAATTCTTTCCCCGTCCTCTATTGAAGTGGATAGGTATAAAAAAATGGCTCTTTATGAAAGATTTAAGATCAAAGAATATTGGATAGTAGATGTAGCAAATAAAGCTATTGAGATTTTTACATTGGAAGACGATAAATATAAGATTTTTTCTTTTGCTGCTGAAAAAGGAATTATAAAATCAAAAGTTATTAAAGGATTTAAAATTGAGATATCGGAAATTTTTGGATCATTAATGAAAAAACCAAAAACTATGAACTAA